The nucleotide window GAGGACGCAGCTCACGCTCAAGGGGGTCTCGGAGTCGCTCATAATCACAAGGCCTGCCGGAATGACCCTTGAGAGGGATGAGATAGGGGATCTCTCAAAGCACGGATCCACGATGGCGGTATTTCTGGGCGCTGAGAGGATCAGGGAGATCGTAGCTTCTGTGAGGCTTCCGCCGGATACCCCTGTAGCCGTCGTCTACCATGCCTCATGGCCCGACCAGCAGGTGCTGACCGGAACGCTTGGGGATATAGCGGAGAGGGTCGAGAAGGCCGGCATAAACAAAAGTGCCCTTATAATTATAGGTGGAGTGGTCAGGAGAGACGGGTTCAGGAGGTCTCATCTATACAGAAGTCGGTAGCAGTTCTTGTCTTTCCGAGGGATAGGGAGAAGGGAGAGCAGCTCTCCAGCAGCCTGAGCTCAAGCTACAGAGCAGCTCTCCACACATACAGGAAGGGCATAATGGAGGAGCTCTTCAGGGAATACGACATGATCCTGGCCCTGATGGCGGTCGGCATAGTGGTCAGGCTTGTATGCCCCCTGCTGAGGGACAAATGGACGGACAAGCCTGTCGTCTCTGTGGATGCGTCTCTCAGGACTGCGGTTCCGGTAATCGGAGGCCATCATGGGGCAAATGATCTCGCGCTTCATCTCTCCAGACATCTTGGACTGTATCCAGCCATCACAACAGCAACAGATTCGTCAGGGAGGCCGAACCTGGAGGGCATCGCATCTGCATTCGGCGCTGTGATTGTGAACAGGGATGCATCAAGGCATATCAACGCATCATTCCTGCGGCAGGATGTTCCAGTCGTCAGGCTCAGGGGCCCCAGGATAGTGATCGTGGATGAGGATGTGGCTGTGCTGAAATCAGGAGGGCTGATTGCAGGTCTCGGGGCCAGGAGGGGGGCAACCGCAGATGAGATAATGAGTGCGATAAGATCCGCGACCGTCGAGGCCGGACGGGATGCATCAGATGTGAGGGTTATAGCCACATCCATGATCAAGAGCGGTGATCGGGAGATATCGAGGGCTGCTGCAGAACTCGGCGCATCTGTTGTTTACCTCCCTGATGATGCCCTCAATGCGCAGGTACCTGTGACACCATCGAGGGCGAAGATGCTCGGCCTCTCAGGTGTCGCAGAGCCAGCGGTCCTGGCCCTCGCGCAGAGGATGATACTGCCGAAGAGGGTCTACGGGAGGGTGACGGTTGCCCTCGGAGAGTAGGCTCAGCATCGTCGGCATCGGCCCCGGGGATCCTGAGTGCATGACGCTGCGCGCCAGGAGGGCGATAGAGGGCGCGGACTTTGTTGTAGGCTACCGCACGTATCTCGATCTCATACCATCCATACTTAAAGATAAGAAGGTCTTCCCGGGAAGGATGGGCGGGGAGGTGGAGAGGGCAAGGCTTGCCGTTGAGCTGCTGGATGACGGCTCAGTGGCGCTGATCAGCAGTGGAGATCCGAATGTGTATGGAATGGCGAGCATAGCCATCGAGGTCGCTCTCTCCTCAGTTGATCCATCCAGGATTGAGGTTGTTCCTGGCGTCACCGCCTTCTCGGCTGCTGCCTGCAGGGCAGGAGTGGTCTTCAGAGATTCTCTGGCCGTCGTGAGCCTCAGCGATCTGCTGACACCCTGGGAGGAGATCCGGCACAGGATCGGGGTCGCAGCCTCCATGGGAATGCCGTTCGCCCTCTACAATCCAAGGAGCTCCAGAAGGGACTGGCAGCTTCCTGCAGCTCTTGAGATGCTGAAAGACGCGGGAAGGGGTGGAGATGGAGTCGTCATAGCGAGGAACGTCTCACGCGATGGCGAGTCCATACGGAGATGCACTCTGGATGATGCGCTTCTCCATGCGGGGGAGATCGATATGCTCACCCTCCTGATAACAGGAGGAGTACATAGGGCTGTGGCAGGTGAGGGGATATCAATAGCTGGGGTGGGTCCGGGGAGCTTCGAGAACCTCACGCATGAGGTTGTGGACGCGGTGAGCTCTGCAACACTCCTCCTGGGGGCGGAGAGGCATCTTGAGTGCATAAAGGAGCTGATCGGCGGAGATGTTTTCACAGGCACAGGAAGCCGCGAGGAGAGACAGATTCAGAGGTTTGAGAGGGCGATGCGAGAGCTGCGGAACGGGGGGTCGCCGGTCATCACTGTTGGCGGAGATCCAAGCATATTCAGCGCGGCTGGCCGCTACGTTGAAAGGGGCCGATCGGTGAGAATGCTTCCCGGTGTGAGCGCGTTTGCTGCTGCTGCAGCGAGAGCCGGCGCTCCGGTCTCGAACGACTTTGTGCTTCTCTCCAGGGCGGTTCCACCGGACAGACTGTCACGTCTTGCAGATGCGGGATTCAGCATATTTCTGTACAATGCAAGTGGATACGCAATAAAAAACATCTCCGACCGGCTGCCAGGCTCAAGACCCTGTGCTGTGGCGAGGGATGTGACACGAAGGGGGGAGTTTATGGAGATATGCAGCGCATCCGAGCTGGCTGATCTGCGGCTCGATGGATCCAGGTACATGCTGATTGTATCCGGGCCGGGCTCCAGGATAAGGGATGGGATGATCGTGGCCAGCAGAGGATATGAGAGAAAGTACTGTGTGTGAGATGGTGGTTATGGACAGATACTCAGATCTTGGCGCCATGACGCCAGAGGCGTTCGAGATTTCGAGGGCGAGCAGGGAGCTCATCGCCAGGATCGTCGGCGATGAGACCCTGGAGGACAGGATAAAGCAGAGGTGCGTCATGGCAACAGGTGACCCGAGCATAGCAGAGAGCCTGAGGTTCGTGATGGATCCGGTGAGGGCTGGATTCAGGGCGCTCGATGAGGCCGTGGACATCTTCGTGGATATAAGGATGGTCGAGGCAGGTATTGTCAAGAAGGGTCACAGATCCAGAATAAGAACGCTGATAGAGATGGGCGAAGAGATGGCGAGCAGGCTCGGCATCACCAGGGCCTCTGCAGGGGTGATGGCCGCAAAGGATGAGCTCGATGGCGCTGTGGTCGTGATAGGCAATGCGCCCACTGCTTTGCTGGCGCTATGCGAGATAATGGAGAGAAGAGAGGCGATGCCATCGCTGGTCATAGGGATTCCTGTCGGATTCGTGAGAGCTGCAGAGAGCAAGGATAGACTGCGAAATGTAAAGGTTCCATCGATATCGAACGTGGGCACCAGGGGCGGGACCCCTCTCGCTGTCGCGGCGATGAACGAGATAATCAACATGTACCATCAGGGCATCAGGTAGAATGCTGTATCTATGTTCCGAGCGCGCTGGGTCTACGAGATCGCTCTTATGTCTTGTAACTCGAAAGACATGCATGCCTGTTGCTTAATGCACTCATTCGCTCGCCAGGCCTTCGACGCTGTCGAAGATAAAGTCGAAACGAGCGCACAGCATGACTGCTCTATCCGGGCAGGTTATCAGATGGATCGGAGCGTACTAGATTAGCATCTCTGCGGTTCACCAGAGGTCCGATCATCGCGTTCCCGATGCGGGCGCGTTCAGATCCTGCTCTGGGAGATAAGGTGGCACACATCATGATCGATCCCGTGACGGGTTTCAGGATACCGGATGAATGGCTCAGGAGATCTTCTCTGGAAGATATCGAGGAGCGGATAGAGAGCGGCCTTTGGGTTCTCCTCTCGAACGGCCGGATGCTCCGCAGAGGTCTTACCACAGGGACAACAGCATCAGCCGCGTGCAAGGGCGCGGTGCTCTCCATGATGGGGGATGTGGATGAGGTTGATGTGTGGACCCCAGCCGGAATAAGGGTGAGGGTGAAGGTGGAAGCATCCGGTGGAAGATGCATTGCTCGGAAGGACGCCGGGGATCACGTCTCTGATATCACTCACGGTATGAAGATCATCGCAAGCGCATCGCCGTCAGAGCGCTTTGAGCTCGTCGCTGGAGAGGGCATCGGTAGGATAGGGAGAGGCGGTCTCTCCGCGGATATCGGCAGACCCGCGATAAGCAGATCTGCGCACGCTCAGATAATAAAAGCGATCGAGGAGGGTGTCGCAGAGGCAGGGCTCAGCGGAGCCGTGGTGCGCCTCTCGGTTCCCGATGGGAGAAGAATCGCGCTCAGGACTCTGAATCCGTCTGTTGGTGTCGAGGGTGGGATATCCATTCTGGGGTCAACGGGATTCGTCGAGCCGTGGAATGAGCATCTTGAGCATGACATCTCTGAATCGCTAAGTGAGCTTGATAGGGTCGTTGCCACAACTGGGAGAACAGGTCTCATGTACAGCAGGATGCTCTTTCCGGATCATACTGCGGTGCTTATAGGATCAAAGCTCGATATGCTCAGGATGCGCACCGGCCGGGAGACCGTGCTCTGCGGCCTTCCAGGGCTCATACTCAGGTGGGCAGAGCCTGAGATGCTCGATGGCACCGGCTATGCGACAGTGGCGGAGCTTATCGAGCGGGAGCCGGATCACCCGGCGATCACCAGAGCGCTTGAGCATCTCGGAAAGATGCTTCCCGGAACCAGGATAGTTCTGATAAAGAGGGATGGGAGCATCTTCAGGGATACAGGATTGATTTGAGCATCCGCCCATCATGCACTTTGATGGATTTCCTGGCGTTAATGGAGATTGATGTGCAATGAAGATCGTCGGTGTTGGTGCAGGTCCTGGCATGATCACGCTGGAGGCGATCGAGGCTATAAGATCAGCGAAGCTGATATACGGATCGGAGCGGGCGATAACTCTGGCTGGAGATCACATACCACCTGGCTGTGATGTCAGGGTAATCAGAGATTACAGATCGCTGAGGAGCCTGCCGGACGATGCAGTCGTCCTCTCAACCGGTGATCCCATGCTCAGCGGCCTCGGATATCTTGGAGGTCATGTCATCCCGGGGATATCAAGCATGCAGGTCGCATGCGCGCGCCTCGGCCTGAGCCTTTTAAAGGTCGTGCCGGTAACATTTCATGGCCGCAAGATGGATCCAGAGGCTGTCGCGTTCGAGCTGAAGCATGGCAGGTGCGTGTTTCTTCTTGCAGATGACTCGACAGATCTGAACGCGCTCTGCAGTTATCTTGAGGATACGGGAATCCACAGTGACGTCGTCGTTCTCAGAGATCTCGGATATCCGGAGGAGAAGATAACAGCGGGCACGACCAGAGATCCGCCAGAGGCGAGAGGACTCTTCAGCGTGGTGATAGGCGATCTGAGATGATGTCTGCGGAAGTTTGTTGATCGTGTTACCGCAATCTGCCAGCTGCCTTCTCACACAACCACACGATATCGATGATGATCTTCAGGGGCTGTGTGCCGAAATTGCTGTAAATTTGCTTCGTGCTGGTGCGAAGCGCACCGATCAGTTTTGAATTTACAGCAAATATAGTACACTGCCCTTCAGGTTCGGAGTGGCTCATGCCGGTGATTCTGCGGATCGATAATCTCGCAGAAATATTCGGAGTTTTTTGAAGCTGGTCTGCCAGAAACCGCCTCTCCGACGATTCAACCACATGAGCAACTTCAATTTTATGTCATGTTTTTCATCTCATTCGTAGAGATTCATTTCACAAACGGCAACCTATTTATTCAATCGTCTCCAACAGTCTTCACATGAAGAGCATGGTTAAGGTTTTTATCGACCACGAGCATCTCCTCAAGGTCATGAACATCCTAACAGAAGTGGGGATCACGGGATTTTACATCTACGAGTACAAGGGGATGTCTCCCAGGGTCTGGAAGGATTTCCGCCTAAGGGAGGATCCGGAGATGACACTTGATGCGATCAGGAACTTCTCCGAGCCAGGGGTTATGGTGAATACCGTCGTCAGCTCGAACAGGTGTGAGCGTCTTGTTCAGAGCCTGGAGCAAGGTTTAAAGGGAAAGAGGTTCACAGTGATCATACAACCAGTGACATCGATAAAGGTCAGAGGAGATTAAGTTTAATGCAGAGCATGAAGGAGGAGGTCGAGTCCACCCTTGAGTCCATACGGAATGTGCTCAGGATCGAGGGCGGGGATGTAGAGCTTGTGGATATAACAGATGGCGTTGTCTATGTGAAGCTCACGGGGAGCTGCGCAGGGTGCCCATTTTCCCAGATGACTCTCAAGAACTTCGTGGAGCGTGAGCTTAAAAAGAACGTATCGGGCGTGAAGGCTGTAGAGGCTGTATAGCTCTACTGCCCCTGTCGACAGCTTAAAGCATTCTGATCTGAACTAGAACTGCTACGAGGTAATATCTGTGTACCCGAATAAGAAGGTCCAGTCCCTTATAGGCACCAAGATACAGGTTGAGATGAAGGGCTCTCAGAGGCACGTCCTCGAGGGCATACTCAACAGCGTGGATGAGTATCTCAACCTGCACCTCCTGGAGACCGTTGAGATTGTTAATGGAGAGAGGACCAGGTCTCTGGGGTCTGTGATTCTGAGGGGAAACAACATAATACTGATCAGCCCGGTTGAGTAGGATCAGGGGGAGGGTGTGATGATAGAGGAAGCGCTGGAGTATATCAGATCCAGTCCGGATGGAGTTCTCCAGAGCGATCTCTGGAAGGCCCTGGGAATTGACTCGCGAAAGTGCTCCCGGATAGTCGCAAAGCTGCTCAAGGATGGGCTGATAACAAGGGAGGAAGAGCTCGCTGATGGCGTCAGGACGTACCGGCTCAGAGCAGTTGAGAGGCCGGCATGCACCGATCGATTCACCCCACTTATGGCATCTGGTATTTTCGATCCATGCGCAGGATGCACCGATGAGTGCGTGCCTGAGCGGTGCCCAAAGCTGAGCGAGTGGCTCTTCGCCCTGGCGTTCAGCAAGAGCACCGGACAGAAACCGCATGCTGCCGCTAGCCTGTGAGCTTTTATGTTGCATGCTGCCCAGAGCATCATCATCTGAGTGAATCAGTGGGATCGATTCGCTGAATGTCATCTTCTCCATCACATGCCAACACGCTGAGCCGGATGGGCTGAGGATGTGTGCAGAGTTCGCTACCCAGACCGGCATTTCAGCATCTCTTTCAGACCATCCTCAAGCCCGTATTCCGGCGCGTACCCGAGCACCTCTCTGGCGAGGGTGATGTCGGCCACAGAATCCCGCACATCACCCGGGCGCGGTTCGGTGTAAACGGCCCGAACGTCCCTGTTCAAGATTTTGCTTATGGCATCGAGCAGGCGGTTCAGGCTTGTGGCACATCCCGTGCCGATATTGATCGCAAGACCTGGGGCATTCGGAGAGGTGCATGCGAGGATGTTCGCCCGCACGACATCCTCAACGTACACAAAATCCCTTGTCTGCTCTCCATCGCCGTAGACCACAGGCTGGCTTCCTGATAGCACCGCATCGATGAACTTCGGGATGACGGCTGCGTACTCTGATGCTGGATCCTGGCCGGGGCCGAAGACATTGAAGTACCTGAGAGAGACGCACTCGAGACCGTATATCTCACAGAACACCCTGCAGTAGTGCTCGCCCACCAGCTTCGTCACCGCATACGGGCTCATTGGCCTCGGGACCGAGCTCTCCCTCTTGGGTAGATCCGGAGAGTCTCCGTAAACAGCGGAGGATGATGCGAACACGACTCTTCTCACCCCGCAATCTCTTGCCGCAACGAGCACAGCGAGCGTGCCATCGGTGTTGCTCCTGTTCGTCATCATAGGATCGATTATCGATCGCTGAACCGATGGGAGGGCGGCCTGATGGAGCACGTAGTCCACAGACTCAAACTCCGCTTTCAGCATCTCGATGTCATTGATATCACCTTCCACGAACCTGATGCGCCCCTCCAATCCGCGCAGGTTCTCACGCCGCCCCGTGCTCATGTTATCGATGACAGTGACATCATTCTCCTCACAGAGCGCCCGGGCGATGTTCGATCCTATGAATCCGGCGCCGCCTGTTACAACTATTCTCCTGTTCTGCAACGACATCCTTCCTTGCGCAAGCGTTTGTACGACATCCCTGTCCTGTATGGAACATTATCTTTGCCGTACTGTCTTCCGTTGTATAATAGAGGTCTCCTGCATGTAGCTTTAGTTGTAGATCACATGCGGATTCGCTCAGATATCGCAGCGCATCGAAGAGGCCATATATGCATATTTTTTATGGCATACTTTTAATAATACGAACCAATGGCATCTTTATATAAACCTGTGTTCCACATTTTTAGGCATATGGAGTCGTAACATGGAGATTCGTGATGCCTATCCATTGGTCATCGGTTAGGATTTTCTGCAAATATTTTGGCCATGAAATTTGGCAAATTGAGATCGCACCAGGTATTTGCTCAATATCGTGAGCGTACTTGAGTTACTGATCAAGTGAAGCCGCTATCATCGGGCATGTTGTTCATCCAGAAATCCGCCAAGATGGCAATTTACCTCAACGTATTGAGCATGTTCCGCACCAGAGTGGAGAGCTTGATTCAAATCGACAGCCTGTGGACTTGAGTCCTGATAGCAGTACTGAGGCGAGATAAGACTATTATAGTATTCCGTATAAGTTGATATAATATTGCACGTCACATGAAATCATCTATGAAGTATGACACATCTAGTAGATTTTAAATGGATTTACATGAAGTGACGCAAAAGACTATAAGTTCAACGCTCTTATCCATCTGATAACTTGCCCGAAGAGGCACCAGTCACGCTGTGCGCTCGTGGCGAGCGAATGAGTTCATTCAGCAACCGGCCTGCATGTCCTTCAAGTTGCTGAATACATAAGAGCAAAGTTCAATTCTACACATGTCGATCTTAACCGATGATGCATGATGACATATGCATATCGTATGCAGATTACCCAATGGACACAAGCATAAAATTCGATGAGAGCATACCATGGTGCCCTCATCATCTCGGCCAGTTTTCATCCAAGCTCTTCATTGTCTGAACTTGATAGCCCTGTCATACACGATCTCTGAATAGGATGGACCTGTCTTTGTAGCCTCCTCCAGGTAGCTCCTCCACGCAATGAAAAGCGGCTGATTCAGCTCTATGCCGTAAGCTCCAATCCCATAGGGGACTTCATAGCAGTGTGGATCACCATTGCAGTTCCTGGCCAACTTGTATACGTAGAGGTATTTAGCATTGGGATTGTTTGGGAGATACTCTTCTGCAGTCCCATTGAACTCCTCGTCGGTGATTGCTTTGAGGCCGTTGAATAGATCCGCTCCGTAGATGGCAAAGTTCGAGTACGTAGCCTTCCCTGTAGCTACATGGTTGACACCATAGACAATTATGAACTCATTAGTATCGTTGCTTAAAGTGATGGCAGGATCCCGCAAGAAATCATAGTAAAGCGATAGATCGGGGAAAGGAGGCG belongs to Methanothrix sp. and includes:
- a CDS encoding SAM-dependent methyltransferase, which translates into the protein MPSESRLSIVGIGPGDPECMTLRARRAIEGADFVVGYRTYLDLIPSILKDKKVFPGRMGGEVERARLAVELLDDGSVALISSGDPNVYGMASIAIEVALSSVDPSRIEVVPGVTAFSAAACRAGVVFRDSLAVVSLSDLLTPWEEIRHRIGVAASMGMPFALYNPRSSRRDWQLPAALEMLKDAGRGGDGVVIARNVSRDGESIRRCTLDDALLHAGEIDMLTLLITGGVHRAVAGEGISIAGVGPGSFENLTHEVVDAVSSATLLLGAERHLECIKELIGGDVFTGTGSREERQIQRFERAMRELRNGGSPVITVGGDPSIFSAAGRYVERGRSVRMLPGVSAFAAAAARAGAPVSNDFVLLSRAVPPDRLSRLADAGFSIFLYNASGYAIKNISDRLPGSRPCAVARDVTRRGEFMEICSASELADLRLDGSRYMLIVSGPGSRIRDGMIVASRGYERKYCV
- a CDS encoding precorrin-8X methylmutase, which encodes MDRYSDLGAMTPEAFEISRASRELIARIVGDETLEDRIKQRCVMATGDPSIAESLRFVMDPVRAGFRALDEAVDIFVDIRMVEAGIVKKGHRSRIRTLIEMGEEMASRLGITRASAGVMAAKDELDGAVVVIGNAPTALLALCEIMERREAMPSLVIGIPVGFVRAAESKDRLRNVKVPSISNVGTRGGTPLAVAAMNEIINMYHQGIR
- a CDS encoding cobalt-precorrin-7 (C(5))-methyltransferase, which gives rise to MKIVGVGAGPGMITLEAIEAIRSAKLIYGSERAITLAGDHIPPGCDVRVIRDYRSLRSLPDDAVVLSTGDPMLSGLGYLGGHVIPGISSMQVACARLGLSLLKVVPVTFHGRKMDPEAVAFELKHGRCVFLLADDSTDLNALCSYLEDTGIHSDVVVLRDLGYPEEKITAGTTRDPPEARGLFSVVIGDLR
- a CDS encoding MarR family transcriptional regulator encodes the protein MIEEALEYIRSSPDGVLQSDLWKALGIDSRKCSRIVAKLLKDGLITREEELADGVRTYRLRAVERPACTDRFTPLMASGIFDPCAGCTDECVPERCPKLSEWLFALAFSKSTGQKPHAAASL
- a CDS encoding LSM domain-containing protein, which produces MYPNKKVQSLIGTKIQVEMKGSQRHVLEGILNSVDEYLNLHLLETVEIVNGERTRSLGSVILRGNNIILISPVE
- a CDS encoding MJ1244 family protein, which codes for MKSMVKVFIDHEHLLKVMNILTEVGITGFYIYEYKGMSPRVWKDFRLREDPEMTLDAIRNFSEPGVMVNTVVSSNRCERLVQSLEQGLKGKRFTVIIQPVTSIKVRGD
- the cbiG gene encoding cobalt-precorrin 5A hydrolase yields the protein MSSSYRAALHTYRKGIMEELFREYDMILALMAVGIVVRLVCPLLRDKWTDKPVVSVDASLRTAVPVIGGHHGANDLALHLSRHLGLYPAITTATDSSGRPNLEGIASAFGAVIVNRDASRHINASFLRQDVPVVRLRGPRIVIVDEDVAVLKSGGLIAGLGARRGATADEIMSAIRSATVEAGRDASDVRVIATSMIKSGDREISRAAAELGASVVYLPDDALNAQVPVTPSRAKMLGLSGVAEPAVLALAQRMILPKRVYGRVTVALGE
- a CDS encoding NifU family protein, with product MKEEVESTLESIRNVLRIEGGDVELVDITDGVVYVKLTGSCAGCPFSQMTLKNFVERELKKNVSGVKAVEAV
- a CDS encoding cobalt-precorrin-5B (C(1))-methyltransferase, whose amino-acid sequence is MAHIMIDPVTGFRIPDEWLRRSSLEDIEERIESGLWVLLSNGRMLRRGLTTGTTASAACKGAVLSMMGDVDEVDVWTPAGIRVRVKVEASGGRCIARKDAGDHVSDITHGMKIIASASPSERFELVAGEGIGRIGRGGLSADIGRPAISRSAHAQIIKAIEEGVAEAGLSGAVVRLSVPDGRRIALRTLNPSVGVEGGISILGSTGFVEPWNEHLEHDISESLSELDRVVATTGRTGLMYSRMLFPDHTAVLIGSKLDMLRMRTGRETVLCGLPGLILRWAEPEMLDGTGYATVAELIEREPDHPAITRALEHLGKMLPGTRIVLIKRDGSIFRDTGLI
- a CDS encoding SDR family oxidoreductase translates to MQNRRIVVTGGAGFIGSNIARALCEENDVTVIDNMSTGRRENLRGLEGRIRFVEGDINDIEMLKAEFESVDYVLHQAALPSVQRSIIDPMMTNRSNTDGTLAVLVAARDCGVRRVVFASSSAVYGDSPDLPKRESSVPRPMSPYAVTKLVGEHYCRVFCEIYGLECVSLRYFNVFGPGQDPASEYAAVIPKFIDAVLSGSQPVVYGDGEQTRDFVYVEDVVRANILACTSPNAPGLAINIGTGCATSLNRLLDAISKILNRDVRAVYTEPRPGDVRDSVADITLAREVLGYAPEYGLEDGLKEMLKCRSG